A stretch of the Leptospira bandrabouensis genome encodes the following:
- a CDS encoding STAS domain-containing protein — MPSTKYKKVVVVFKRTKYELDLETYGSIQAYKEVARQNPEVFERTLESHERQLESRNFLKSQVFPDADFVFRENFDPENGTKYDLIVAHGGDNHFTYVAHLAGNTPLIGCNSDPQSSVGALLGFNAEELKIAVKTNFKQTQIESWSLLDTEILYPNGTKLKTVPAICELSIRNNSPDLTSRFWISYQGQKEEQKCSGLLVYTGAGSTGWISSCFPKKFSPFSKHEPFFHVYSREIRVKSRETEFSLADFRALDQVEVISEMNGGLAVDSLTERHYPFPPYTKATIRLSPEKLSVIVPLKRGESMQDLPYEIEQKRINGTVIVQIKGRMESGPLDRITQTILDEMVGADRKHLILDFSELRYISSLGIRMILDVKMNLQKRNKEMALVGVTSSILQVFHLLGLSNAFQFYPDREEALKSFEEPSKP; from the coding sequence ATGCCTTCCACCAAGTATAAAAAGGTCGTAGTGGTCTTCAAACGTACCAAATACGAATTAGATTTGGAAACATACGGCTCCATTCAGGCCTACAAGGAAGTCGCACGCCAAAATCCAGAAGTCTTTGAAAGAACTTTGGAATCACACGAAAGACAATTAGAGTCTCGTAATTTTCTAAAATCCCAAGTTTTTCCCGATGCCGACTTTGTGTTTCGGGAAAACTTTGATCCAGAAAATGGAACCAAATATGATCTGATTGTGGCTCATGGTGGTGATAACCATTTTACTTATGTTGCCCATTTAGCAGGAAATACACCTTTAATTGGATGTAATTCAGATCCCCAATCTTCCGTGGGAGCTTTACTTGGTTTTAACGCCGAAGAACTAAAGATAGCTGTCAAAACGAACTTCAAACAAACACAAATAGAGTCCTGGTCACTTTTAGATACGGAAATACTATATCCGAATGGAACAAAACTAAAAACCGTACCTGCCATTTGTGAACTTTCCATCCGAAACAACAGCCCAGATCTTACTTCCCGGTTTTGGATTTCCTACCAGGGACAAAAAGAAGAACAAAAATGTTCAGGATTACTTGTTTATACGGGGGCAGGGTCAACAGGTTGGATAAGCTCTTGTTTTCCAAAAAAATTCTCACCATTTTCCAAACATGAGCCTTTTTTCCATGTTTATTCCCGAGAAATACGAGTGAAGTCCCGAGAAACAGAGTTTTCCTTGGCAGATTTTAGGGCTTTAGATCAAGTGGAAGTTATTTCTGAAATGAACGGTGGACTCGCAGTTGATTCTCTGACAGAGAGACATTATCCGTTTCCACCCTATACCAAGGCGACAATCCGGTTATCGCCTGAGAAATTATCTGTAATTGTTCCGCTAAAGAGAGGGGAATCCATGCAAGACTTACCATACGAAATAGAACAGAAACGTATCAATGGAACCGTCATCGTCCAAATTAAAGGTCGTATGGAATCAGGTCCACTTGACCGCATCACACAAACGATCCTAGATGAAATGGTCGGAGCCGATAGAAAACATCTTATTTTAGATTTTTCTGAACTTAGATACATTTCCAGTTTAGGAATTCGTATGATATTGGATGTAAAAATGAATTTGCAAAAAAGGAATAAAGAAATGGCACTCGTTGGTGTAACAAGTTCCATCTTACAAGTGTTTCATCTTCTTGGGCTTTCAAACGCATTCCAATTTTATCCAGATCGCGAAGAAGCACTAAAATCTTTTGAGGAGCCATCTAAGCCATAG
- a CDS encoding HU family DNA-binding protein, translating to MATTPTPMKKSEMLSELAETTGMTKKNVAAFLDSFVELAYKETKKNGAFVIPGLGKLVKRNRPKRKGRNPATGEAIVIPAKTVVKFTLSKTCKDAVVPPKK from the coding sequence ATGGCAACAACTCCTACCCCAATGAAGAAGTCCGAAATGCTCAGTGAACTTGCTGAAACAACTGGTATGACCAAAAAGAATGTAGCAGCGTTCCTAGACTCCTTCGTTGAACTCGCTTACAAGGAAACTAAGAAAAACGGAGCATTTGTGATTCCTGGATTAGGAAAACTTGTAAAACGCAATCGTCCAAAACGTAAAGGTAGAAACCCTGCCACTGGGGAAGCGATTGTAATCCCTGCTAAAACTGTTGTTAAATTCACGCTATCTAAGACTTGTAAAGACGCTGTTGTGCCTCCTAAAAAATAA
- a CDS encoding VanZ family protein, whose amino-acid sequence MDKKPYPFLPFEDSLVGEKILLVWQESHHSEKNLKEHLLKALGLTEDQVVFTPNAIKQKLMVSYPTEIRHLIDEKKFSQITVLLLNIAKGKSEQCPTPALDITFELIEWILTGFDLDDVLVETLSELFGTTLTHAFVDQVRAEYIKELRG is encoded by the coding sequence ATGGATAAAAAACCTTATCCTTTTTTACCTTTCGAAGATTCTCTCGTCGGTGAGAAAATCCTTCTCGTTTGGCAAGAAAGCCATCATTCAGAAAAAAATCTAAAAGAACATTTGTTAAAGGCATTAGGTCTTACTGAAGATCAGGTTGTGTTTACGCCAAATGCCATAAAACAGAAGTTAATGGTCTCTTATCCCACTGAGATACGTCATTTAATTGATGAGAAAAAGTTTTCTCAGATCACAGTTTTGTTATTAAACATTGCTAAAGGTAAGTCTGAACAATGTCCAACTCCTGCTTTGGACATTACTTTTGAATTAATCGAATGGATTTTAACAGGGTTTGATTTGGATGATGTTCTAGTAGAAACCTTATCCGAATTATTCGGAACCACCTTAACCCATGCTTTTGTGGATCAAGTGAGAGCCGAATACATCAAAGAACTTCGTGGTTAA
- a CDS encoding FAD-binding oxidoreductase, with protein MQTRTIYKWGSPEVEEKLPEHTLKFLESQFPVDKEFKASFPKGELPLNPLKKSKLSQAVITKLKQIVGKDYVALDDVSRARHSIGKFYTEIYKARFGEVSDVVDVVVSPKSEQEVVEIIALANTNKIPVIPFGAGSTVTKALQAPKGGISLDLSRLNRIIEFNAIDSTVTVEAGVYGPVLEKHLNERGYTCGHFPQSFEFSTVGGWIAAKGAGQASTGYGKIEDILLSLTAITPAGKFESKSYPAASIGPDLFRLFLGTEGSFGVITKATLKIRKFHPENSAKGSFIFKNFEKAVETMRDVMQAGFGKPHFFRIQDPEETDISFHMSGLHGGKEDYFLRFIGYKPMERSLMHIIIDGDPTYAKEVLKKIKKIAKQNGGFSTGESPVNKWLHQRYSSAYLRDYLMDEGIRIDTLETAVSWSNLHGLWEKTRAYIKSHENTSCMVHISHAYENGANLYFIFLSPIDKKNEESSFVKFHKGIIDSIHKNGGSLSHHHGIGRMLSPWMEGEVGKEGLRVLSSLKKTFDPKGIMNPGGLLGLK; from the coding sequence ATGCAAACTCGTACGATTTATAAATGGGGATCTCCCGAAGTAGAAGAAAAATTACCAGAGCATACTTTAAAATTTTTAGAATCGCAGTTCCCCGTTGATAAAGAGTTCAAAGCGTCCTTCCCCAAAGGAGAACTTCCTTTAAATCCATTAAAAAAATCTAAACTCTCACAAGCTGTTATCACAAAGTTAAAACAAATTGTCGGAAAAGACTACGTAGCGTTAGACGATGTTTCTCGTGCCAGGCATTCCATTGGGAAATTTTATACAGAAATTTATAAAGCAAGGTTTGGTGAAGTATCCGACGTAGTGGATGTAGTTGTGTCACCAAAGTCGGAACAGGAAGTTGTCGAAATCATCGCACTTGCTAATACAAATAAAATTCCTGTGATTCCATTTGGGGCAGGATCTACAGTTACAAAAGCTTTGCAAGCTCCGAAAGGTGGGATCTCTTTAGATTTATCTCGCTTAAACCGTATCATTGAATTTAATGCTATTGATTCCACTGTCACTGTTGAGGCGGGAGTTTATGGACCTGTTTTAGAAAAACATTTGAACGAACGTGGATATACTTGCGGTCATTTCCCACAATCATTCGAATTCTCAACTGTTGGCGGTTGGATTGCCGCCAAAGGGGCAGGACAAGCTTCCACGGGTTATGGGAAAATTGAGGATATTCTCCTTAGTCTAACAGCGATTACTCCTGCAGGAAAATTTGAATCAAAATCATATCCTGCCGCATCCATTGGACCTGATTTATTCCGTTTGTTTTTAGGAACAGAAGGAAGTTTTGGAGTTATCACTAAAGCTACTTTAAAAATTCGTAAATTCCATCCTGAAAACTCTGCCAAAGGTTCCTTCATCTTTAAAAACTTTGAAAAAGCTGTGGAAACCATGAGAGATGTGATGCAGGCCGGATTTGGAAAACCGCATTTCTTTCGAATCCAAGACCCAGAAGAAACGGACATTTCCTTTCATATGAGTGGCCTTCATGGTGGTAAAGAAGATTATTTTCTTAGGTTCATCGGTTACAAACCAATGGAAAGATCGTTAATGCATATCATCATTGATGGTGATCCAACTTATGCAAAAGAAGTTTTAAAAAAGATCAAAAAAATTGCGAAACAGAATGGTGGGTTTTCGACGGGCGAGTCTCCGGTTAATAAATGGTTACACCAAAGGTATTCTAGTGCGTATCTTAGAGATTATTTGATGGACGAAGGCATTCGAATAGACACCTTAGAGACAGCCGTTAGTTGGTCAAATCTTCATGGGTTATGGGAAAAAACTAGGGCATATATTAAAAGCCATGAGAATACATCTTGTATGGTTCATATTTCACATGCCTATGAAAATGGAGCCAATTTGTATTTTATATTTTTAAGTCCTATCGATAAAAAAAATGAAGAGTCCAGCTTTGTAAAGTTTCACAAAGGAATTATAGATAGCATCCATAAAAATGGAGGATCGTTGTCACACCATCATGGAATTGGAAGGATGTTATCTCCTTGGATGGAAGGAGAAGTGGGTAAAGAAGGACTTCGCGTTTTATCATCACTTAAAAAAACTTTTGATCCGAAAGGAATCATGAACCCAGGTGGACTATTAGGACTTAAATAA
- a CDS encoding TetR/AcrR family transcriptional regulator, producing the protein MGVSERKKREFAQRESDILNCAIELFRTKHPSLVKMDDIAKQLEIGRGTIYLHFKSKDDLMARIQYEDYVRLRKRLEKAFEAQTAIEMSRKAIRAYIDHCLGDRHMYLVARQCGVNLNINNVSEDISQLLTDERTNRLTLLEKIYKQAKQENLINSKGTYPNVAVAWGMIRGAVEVILDGHFQNEIKSEKAYLETIEHVLFYGLFSGNKGET; encoded by the coding sequence ATGGGTGTTTCTGAAAGGAAAAAACGCGAGTTTGCGCAGAGAGAATCAGACATCCTCAACTGTGCCATTGAACTCTTTAGAACTAAACATCCGTCTTTAGTAAAGATGGATGACATTGCTAAACAATTGGAGATTGGTAGAGGAACGATCTATCTCCATTTTAAAAGTAAAGATGATTTGATGGCGCGCATTCAATATGAAGACTATGTTCGTTTGCGCAAACGTTTGGAAAAAGCATTTGAGGCACAGACAGCGATTGAAATGTCTAGAAAAGCGATTAGGGCCTATATCGATCATTGTTTGGGCGATCGTCATATGTATCTTGTTGCCAGACAATGTGGCGTTAATTTAAATATTAACAACGTATCGGAAGATATAAGTCAACTCCTGACTGACGAAAGAACCAATCGTTTAACTCTTTTAGAAAAAATCTATAAACAAGCCAAACAAGAAAACCTAATCAATTCGAAAGGAACTTATCCGAATGTAGCCGTTGCATGGGGGATGATTCGTGGAGCGGTAGAGGTGATTTTAGATGGGCATTTCCAAAACGAAATCAAAAGTGAAAAGGCCTATTTAGAAACGATTGAACATGTATTATTCTATGGATTATTTTCTGGGAATAAAGGAGAGACTTAA
- a CDS encoding diacylglycerol/lipid kinase family protein, which translates to MRKMKVIINPVSGGGLSAKVWKKVEPELIKKGIPYEFEATTKERAARDIAKDAIKQGFHWIVGIGGDGTFSNVINGLFENGKLINKNVIFSPIPAGRGNDFIKTVKVPKNPIKALEQILNGKERVIDLIAVTYTKADKTKGNYLCLNLADFGMGGEVVYKVNRSKLAHILGGKGVFLLYSILGLFTYTNKKITLTISKFEKITNKCRLIVCANGEYAGGGMWFAPKAKLDDGKMDLLAIQDVTVAETLRKFGNLYRGKLSEDSKVISKQITELTAESDENVFIDVDGENMGQLPAHFKVIPNALPIKC; encoded by the coding sequence ATGAGAAAGATGAAAGTGATTATCAATCCTGTATCTGGCGGAGGTCTCTCTGCAAAAGTTTGGAAAAAAGTAGAACCCGAATTAATTAAAAAAGGGATTCCTTATGAGTTTGAAGCTACTACCAAGGAACGAGCGGCACGTGATATTGCAAAAGATGCCATCAAACAAGGGTTCCATTGGATAGTAGGTATCGGTGGAGATGGAACCTTTTCAAACGTGATTAATGGACTTTTTGAAAATGGAAAATTAATTAACAAAAACGTTATTTTTAGCCCTATCCCTGCGGGGCGGGGAAACGATTTTATAAAAACAGTGAAAGTCCCAAAAAACCCAATCAAAGCTTTAGAACAAATTCTAAATGGAAAAGAACGAGTGATTGATTTGATAGCTGTTACCTATACGAAAGCAGATAAAACGAAAGGCAATTATTTGTGTTTGAATTTGGCTGATTTTGGGATGGGTGGTGAAGTTGTTTATAAAGTCAATCGGTCAAAATTGGCTCATATTCTTGGAGGGAAGGGAGTATTTTTATTATATTCGATTCTTGGTTTATTCACTTATACAAACAAAAAGATAACTCTTACAATTTCCAAATTTGAAAAAATTACAAACAAATGTAGATTGATTGTTTGCGCTAATGGAGAGTATGCGGGTGGTGGAATGTGGTTTGCGCCAAAAGCAAAACTCGATGATGGTAAAATGGATTTACTTGCGATCCAAGATGTGACAGTAGCCGAAACTCTTCGTAAGTTCGGTAATTTATATCGAGGAAAGTTATCGGAAGATTCCAAAGTCATTTCCAAACAAATCACTGAACTGACTGCAGAGTCAGACGAAAATGTTTTTATTGATGTAGATGGTGAGAATATGGGACAACTTCCTGCTCATTTCAAAGTGATACCGAACGCCCTTCCAATCAAATGTTAA
- a CDS encoding glycerol-3-phosphate dehydrogenase/oxidase: MNQITKKESSRLGHLKAEYDIIIIGGGITGANVLWDATLRGYNCLLVEKNDYASGTSQATSKLIHGGLRYLKNLEFGLVRESLSERRYLAKISPHAVRPMGFIIPIRSLFQRILLFFGMELYNALSFDRNREIDADVQLPRYRWNSVGETIYKVLGLDRKSLKGSFQYYDYANPNPEKHTTEFILSAKEKGAHAFNYLAVTTLKKQNSGGYTVGLTDTLTGKKVLVSTKIVVNSAGPWADVIESMTGVTAEKKLVRSKGIHAVVRNICGNECAVLSKRDGSHLFVIPWRGKTIVGTTDTAYEDDPDAFKVKQSELVDLLDEVNYSFGFAKLSLKDVDYFYGGLRPLVEDPGSTEGTYSASRKSEIFHYEKEGFPGFFSALGGKYTTSRAVAENLVTAIDQYTKGQESPCATKFTPLLGGRYQSLKELVNELQLKFPKVSGAKIETLARRYGSVTWKILSIEGKDFYRIPNGEIYYEEEVEYMVTHEDIFHLTDFYFRRSGVGTVGLLDPTERTRLDKKIAKILGWNADRLKEESKLVDERYKWFVD, encoded by the coding sequence ATGAATCAAATTACAAAAAAAGAAAGTTCGAGACTAGGTCATTTAAAAGCCGAATACGACATCATCATTATTGGTGGTGGGATTACGGGTGCAAATGTTCTCTGGGATGCCACACTTCGCGGTTACAATTGTTTACTTGTAGAAAAAAATGATTATGCTTCTGGAACAAGCCAAGCTACTTCTAAACTCATTCATGGTGGACTAAGATATTTAAAAAATCTTGAATTTGGACTTGTGCGTGAATCACTTTCAGAAAGAAGGTATCTTGCTAAAATTTCTCCTCATGCAGTAAGGCCAATGGGATTTATCATTCCCATTCGTTCTTTATTTCAAAGAATTCTTTTGTTTTTTGGAATGGAGTTGTACAATGCCCTTTCTTTTGATCGAAATCGAGAGATTGATGCCGATGTTCAACTTCCTAGATACAGATGGAATTCAGTCGGAGAGACCATCTATAAAGTATTGGGATTAGATAGAAAGTCCCTGAAAGGTAGTTTTCAATATTATGATTATGCCAATCCCAATCCTGAAAAACACACAACGGAATTTATTTTATCCGCCAAAGAAAAGGGAGCACATGCCTTTAATTACCTTGCGGTTACTACTTTAAAAAAACAAAATAGCGGTGGATACACAGTTGGTCTTACCGATACACTAACAGGGAAAAAGGTGTTAGTTTCTACTAAGATAGTTGTGAATTCAGCAGGTCCTTGGGCGGATGTGATCGAATCTATGACAGGAGTCACTGCTGAGAAAAAACTCGTTCGTTCTAAAGGGATTCATGCCGTCGTTCGCAATATTTGTGGGAATGAATGTGCTGTGCTTTCCAAAAGAGACGGCTCTCATCTATTCGTCATTCCTTGGCGTGGGAAAACCATTGTTGGAACCACTGATACTGCTTATGAAGATGATCCAGATGCATTTAAAGTCAAACAGTCTGAACTTGTGGATTTATTGGATGAGGTAAATTATAGTTTTGGATTTGCAAAACTCAGTCTAAAAGATGTGGATTATTTTTATGGCGGTCTCCGGCCTCTGGTTGAAGATCCAGGAAGTACGGAAGGAACTTACTCTGCTTCTAGAAAATCAGAGATCTTTCATTATGAAAAGGAAGGATTCCCGGGTTTTTTCTCAGCGTTAGGTGGGAAGTATACAACAAGTCGCGCTGTTGCCGAGAATTTAGTAACTGCAATTGATCAGTACACAAAAGGACAAGAATCTCCTTGTGCCACAAAATTCACTCCTTTGCTTGGAGGAAGATACCAAAGTCTCAAAGAACTTGTAAATGAATTGCAGTTAAAATTCCCGAAAGTTTCTGGTGCAAAGATAGAAACATTGGCAAGACGGTATGGAAGTGTCACCTGGAAAATTTTATCAATCGAAGGAAAAGATTTTTATCGGATCCCTAACGGTGAAATATATTATGAAGAAGAAGTAGAATACATGGTGACTCATGAAGATATTTTTCATCTAACGGATTTTTATTTTAGAAGGTCTGGTGTAGGTACTGTCGGGCTCCTTGATCCCACAGAAAGAACAAGGCTTGATAAAAAGATTGCAAAAATTCTTGGTTGGAATGCCGACCGATTGAAAGAAGAATCAAAGTTAGTTGATGAAAGATACAAATGGTTTGTTGATTAA
- a CDS encoding acyl-CoA thioesterase has translation MARITIDIPEKQIYSTDLSVRISDINFAGHLAHDAILTLTHECRARFFHSHGWTEINVEGKGIVVSDVAIVYKSEAFFPDELVMQLFVDNVSKKSLEMVYVITHKNGGKEIARAKTAIVFFDYAERKPCPIPEVFLKVLI, from the coding sequence ATGGCCCGGATCACTATCGATATTCCTGAAAAACAAATTTATTCTACGGACTTAAGTGTCCGTATCTCAGATATCAATTTTGCCGGGCATCTTGCACATGATGCCATTTTAACCTTAACCCACGAATGTCGGGCACGTTTTTTCCATTCCCATGGATGGACAGAAATCAATGTGGAAGGGAAGGGGATTGTGGTTTCTGATGTTGCCATCGTTTATAAATCAGAAGCCTTTTTTCCGGATGAATTGGTGATGCAACTTTTTGTGGACAATGTTTCGAAAAAATCATTGGAAATGGTTTACGTGATTACTCACAAAAATGGCGGAAAAGAAATTGCCCGTGCCAAAACTGCTATCGTTTTCTTTGATTATGCGGAGAGAAAACCATGCCCTATCCCGGAAGTTTTTCTAAAAGTCCTTATTTGA
- a CDS encoding protein kinase: MIDTKESLSQLVSEALPGEKYPIAKIISKIETENNLEFRESLFQELILQNPDTKEGLTIGITGTPGAGKSSLLGEVCKLFLDLAPDKKMAIVAIDPSSNVSGGSILGDRTRVTLPRRDNRIYFRSQPSQLELGGLNPYTYHVIRFLRKVFDYVFIETVGIGQNEISVSLISDLSFLVMQPLGGDQVQFMKSGIMEVPEAFIINKCDEESLANSSYYMLESTLEFIKDILPDQSLPPIFKTSVTKRKGIEELLLYILKYQNRKDKNLETLTQLTQWIRNEYGRWGISIWEKLESSQWNQAVKRNPLGGIHKLKYEEEERKFVSLIQTKIK; encoded by the coding sequence TTGATTGATACCAAAGAATCATTATCCCAACTGGTTTCAGAGGCACTCCCCGGTGAAAAATATCCGATTGCAAAAATCATTTCAAAAATTGAAACAGAAAACAATTTAGAATTTCGCGAGTCCTTATTCCAAGAACTAATCCTTCAGAACCCAGACACTAAAGAAGGACTTACCATCGGTATCACAGGAACACCAGGTGCCGGCAAATCCTCGTTACTTGGTGAGGTTTGTAAACTTTTTTTAGACCTTGCCCCTGATAAAAAAATGGCTATTGTTGCCATTGATCCTTCTTCCAATGTGAGTGGAGGTTCCATCCTCGGTGATAGAACTAGAGTCACGCTTCCAAGGAGAGACAATCGTATTTATTTCAGATCCCAACCTTCTCAATTGGAATTAGGAGGACTCAATCCATATACTTATCATGTCATTCGTTTCTTAAGAAAAGTTTTTGATTATGTATTTATAGAAACAGTAGGAATTGGCCAAAACGAAATTTCTGTTTCTCTCATTTCCGATTTATCCTTTCTTGTAATGCAACCTCTTGGTGGAGACCAAGTACAATTTATGAAATCGGGAATTATGGAAGTGCCGGAAGCTTTTATCATCAACAAATGTGATGAAGAGTCTTTGGCAAATTCCAGTTATTATATGTTAGAATCCACTTTGGAATTCATCAAAGACATATTGCCCGACCAGTCCCTTCCTCCAATTTTTAAAACATCGGTTACCAAACGAAAAGGAATCGAAGAACTATTGTTATACATTTTAAAATACCAAAACCGAAAGGACAAAAATTTAGAAACCCTCACCCAACTCACACAATGGATTCGCAATGAATATGGCAGGTGGGGAATATCGATTTGGGAAAAGTTAGAATCTTCGCAGTGGAACCAAGCTGTAAAAAGAAATCCATTAGGTGGGATTCATAAACTGAAGTATGAAGAAGAAGAACGGAAATTTGTTTCTCTGATCCAAACAAAAATCAAATAA
- a CDS encoding protein meaA: MSAEKKEYLLVDENGQGKPDKPWIFRTYAGHTNAKASNELYRKNLSKGQTGLSIAFDLPTQCGYSSDHEVSRPEIGKVGVPINSLEDFRILFDQIPIEEMNTSMTINGTSMWLLSLYVALAEERGVPLEKLNGTTQNDLIKEYLARGTYIYPPKESMKIIVDMYEYCLHNIPKWNPSNICSYHLQEAGATPVQELSFALATAIAVLDAIKERNCFTADEFEQCVGRISFFVNAGIRFVEEMCKMRAFTEMWEEITKERYGVKTAKYRVFRYGVQVNSLGLTEEQPENNAWRILIESLGVTLSRNARCRALQLPAWNEALSLPRPWDQQWSLRLQQVLAYETDLLEYPDIFEGSKVIESKVKALKEEAKLEIQKIIDMGGALVAIENGYMKSQLVKSQTERLSKINSNELVIVGKNKWTDGIKSPLMTDSDGGIFKVDPKSAEQTLNVLAEAKSRRNADLAKKSIEDLKKAAKEGKNLMPFSIACAKALVTTGEWADALREVYGEYNPPTGVDGQKLFLSDDKVSTVRSKVEAFTKANGHRPKIVVGKPGLDGHSNGAEMIAVSAKHSGFDVIYSGIRLSPEEIVQSAVEENANVIGLSILSGSHKEIVKQLFDELAHYKAKIPVVIGGIIPESDFDELKKMGIREIFTPKDYDLMSIMEKIIDIVSVEPAFA; the protein is encoded by the coding sequence ATGTCCGCCGAAAAAAAAGAATACCTTCTCGTGGACGAGAATGGACAGGGAAAACCTGACAAACCGTGGATTTTTAGGACTTATGCAGGTCATACCAATGCAAAAGCCTCCAATGAGTTGTACAGAAAGAACCTTTCTAAAGGCCAAACAGGTCTTTCCATTGCATTTGATCTCCCTACCCAATGTGGATATAGTTCCGATCACGAGGTATCACGTCCCGAAATCGGTAAGGTCGGTGTTCCTATCAATTCACTTGAAGATTTTCGCATTTTGTTCGACCAAATCCCGATCGAAGAAATGAACACATCTATGACCATCAATGGAACTTCCATGTGGTTACTTTCGCTATATGTGGCCCTTGCCGAAGAACGTGGAGTTCCTCTCGAAAAATTAAACGGAACCACACAAAATGATCTAATCAAAGAATATTTAGCTCGTGGAACCTATATTTATCCGCCGAAAGAATCCATGAAAATCATCGTGGATATGTATGAATATTGTTTACACAATATCCCTAAGTGGAACCCATCTAACATCTGTTCTTATCACTTACAAGAAGCTGGTGCGACCCCTGTACAAGAACTTTCATTTGCACTTGCCACAGCCATTGCCGTGTTAGATGCCATCAAAGAAAGAAATTGTTTTACCGCAGACGAATTCGAACAATGTGTGGGTCGAATTTCTTTCTTTGTCAACGCCGGGATTCGTTTTGTGGAAGAGATGTGCAAAATGCGCGCCTTCACCGAAATGTGGGAAGAAATTACCAAAGAACGTTACGGCGTAAAAACCGCCAAATACAGAGTGTTTCGATATGGAGTGCAAGTCAACTCACTAGGACTTACAGAAGAACAACCAGAAAACAATGCATGGAGAATTCTCATTGAATCCTTAGGTGTGACACTTTCAAGAAATGCAAGATGTCGTGCCCTCCAACTTCCTGCTTGGAATGAAGCATTATCCTTACCAAGACCTTGGGACCAACAATGGTCACTTCGATTACAACAAGTTCTTGCTTATGAAACAGACCTTCTAGAATATCCAGACATCTTTGAAGGATCGAAAGTGATTGAATCCAAAGTGAAGGCTCTTAAAGAAGAAGCAAAACTGGAAATCCAAAAAATCATCGATATGGGTGGTGCCCTTGTTGCCATTGAAAATGGTTATATGAAGTCTCAACTTGTAAAATCACAAACAGAAAGGCTTTCTAAAATCAATTCCAATGAACTTGTGATTGTTGGTAAAAACAAATGGACCGATGGAATCAAATCTCCACTGATGACAGACTCCGATGGTGGAATTTTTAAAGTAGATCCAAAATCCGCAGAACAAACGTTAAACGTTCTAGCAGAAGCAAAGTCTCGTAGGAATGCCGATCTTGCCAAAAAATCCATTGAAGACTTAAAAAAAGCAGCAAAAGAAGGAAAAAATCTGATGCCTTTCTCCATCGCTTGTGCCAAAGCACTCGTCACCACAGGGGAATGGGCTGATGCACTGAGGGAAGTTTACGGAGAATACAACCCACCTACCGGTGTGGATGGACAAAAACTCTTTTTGTCGGATGATAAAGTTTCTACGGTTCGTTCCAAAGTGGAAGCCTTTACTAAGGCCAATGGACATAGGCCAAAAATTGTCGTGGGGAAACCAGGACTTGATGGTCATTCCAATGGTGCAGAGATGATTGCAGTCTCAGCAAAACATAGTGGTTTTGATGTGATTTATTCAGGGATTCGCCTCTCTCCTGAAGAAATCGTACAATCTGCTGTGGAAGAAAATGCCAATGTGATTGGGCTTTCCATCCTTTCTGGATCTCACAAAGAAATCGTAAAACAGTTGTTTGATGAACTAGCGCATTACAAGGCAAAAATCCCTGTTGTGATTGGTGGAATCATTCCTGAATCCGATTTTGATGAACTCAAAAAAATGGGAATTCGAGAAATCTTTACTCCAAAAGACTATGATCTAATGTCGATTATGGAAAAAATCATCGACATCGTTTCTGTAGAACCTGCTTTCGCTTAA